A genomic region of Clavibacter michiganensis subsp. insidiosus contains the following coding sequences:
- a CDS encoding carbohydrate ABC transporter permease — MTHAPAPARIAPPPGAVSSTVPEAATRPAADPRSRRRRPGRLRDGLLFLAFVGPNVLLLAVFTYKPLLESFYYSTLQWNIGSSVAREVGLTNYVAWFQDPQTPTVVSVTVIFTGVTVVGSMVLGLGVAVLLNRRIRLRGPVRTIIVAPYVLSGVAVGFLWLYVFDPNFGLISAGLQLVGLPSPAWYSDPGAALAMVTTVQVWRDLGYCALIYLAGLQAVPKDLLDAAALDGAGQIRTFLRVVLPLLSPTTFFLSVTTLLSSLQTFDLISAMTKGGPLQGTTTMMYQIYHEGFVAGRAGYSSAVATILFLVLLVVTLVQLVVVQRKVHYS; from the coding sequence ATGACGCACGCCCCCGCGCCCGCCCGGATCGCACCACCGCCCGGAGCGGTGTCCTCGACGGTCCCCGAGGCCGCCACGCGCCCCGCCGCCGACCCGCGGTCGCGCCGTCGCCGCCCAGGGCGACTCCGCGACGGGCTCCTCTTCCTCGCCTTCGTCGGCCCGAACGTGCTGCTGCTCGCGGTCTTCACGTACAAGCCACTGCTCGAGTCCTTCTACTACTCGACGCTCCAGTGGAACATCGGCTCCTCCGTGGCCCGCGAGGTCGGCCTGACCAACTACGTCGCGTGGTTCCAGGATCCGCAGACCCCCACGGTCGTCTCCGTGACAGTGATCTTCACGGGCGTCACGGTCGTCGGCTCGATGGTGCTGGGGCTTGGCGTGGCCGTGCTGCTCAACCGCAGGATCCGGCTGCGCGGCCCCGTGCGCACCATCATCGTCGCGCCGTACGTGCTCTCCGGCGTCGCCGTCGGGTTCCTCTGGCTCTACGTCTTCGACCCGAACTTCGGCCTGATCTCCGCGGGGCTCCAGCTCGTCGGCCTCCCGTCGCCCGCCTGGTACAGCGACCCGGGCGCCGCCCTCGCGATGGTCACGACCGTGCAGGTGTGGCGCGACCTCGGCTACTGCGCCCTCATCTACCTCGCGGGCCTCCAGGCCGTGCCGAAGGACCTGCTCGACGCCGCGGCCCTCGACGGCGCCGGCCAGATCCGCACCTTCCTCCGCGTGGTGCTGCCGCTGCTCAGCCCGACCACGTTCTTCCTCAGCGTGACCACCCTGCTGAGCTCGCTGCAGACCTTCGACCTCATCAGCGCCATGACCAAGGGCGGGCCGCTGCAGGGGACCACCACGATGATGTACCAGATCTACCACGAGGGCTTCGTGGCCGGACGGGCCGGCTACTCGTCCGCCGTCGCCACGATCCTGTTCCTCGTCCTGCTCGTCGTCACGCTCGTCCAGCTCGTCGTCGTCCAGCGGAAGGTGCACTACTCGTGA